A window of the Brassica oleracea var. oleracea cultivar TO1000 chromosome C1, BOL, whole genome shotgun sequence genome harbors these coding sequences:
- the LOC106293585 gene encoding ubiquitin-conjugating enzyme E2 2-like gives MSTLAKKRLMRDFRRLQQDPQAPPAGISGAPQDNNILLWNAVIFSPDDTPRDGVEQNLQNQWSPIYVSLSLSTKPLLSRWIQRSEY, from the exons ATGTCAACACTAGCAAAGAAGAGGCTTATGAGGGATTTCAGGAGGTTGCAGCAAGATCCGCAAGCTCCTCCTGCTGGTATCAGTGGGGCTCCTCAAGACAACAACATCTTGCTCTGGAACGCTGTCATCTTCAG CCCAGATGATACGCCTAGGGATGGAGTTGAACAGAACTTACAGAACCAATGGAGTCCCATCTATGTATCTCTTTCTTTGTCGACAAAGCCGTTGCTATCACGTTGGATACAAAG GTCTGAGTATTGA
- the LOC106322598 gene encoding pentatricopeptide repeat-containing protein At4g16470, translating into MLVSKQRTLISSSLYRKSHSPFICFSSSSISRHLSDLGFTMRSVSMVSTLELNRNESDSDSSEVDVLSDPKFSGKATTILRRMLAQRKIPSLQVAHHRKKEQPDKTLQGLCITGRLKEAVGLLWRSNGLQLESDTYSMLLQECKERREYAKGKRVHAHMVVVGFAPSEYLKVKLLILYALSGDLQTGGILFRGLQSRCLISMNAMISGCVKKGLEQQGLFMYYDMRYCGLVPDQYTFSSVFRACSALASLEHGMRSHAVMVKTCLKSNVIVNGALVDMYFKCSSVSDGYKAFDQFLDRNVVTWTSLMSGYGYHGQVSEVLKCFEKMKEEGCRPNSVTFLVVLTACSHGGLVDQGRMHFDSMKRDYGMEPEGQHYAAMVDILGRAGRLQEAYEFIMKSPCKKHAPVWGSLLGSCRNHGNVELLELAATRYFELDPTNGGNYVVFANGYASCGLLDAASKVRKRMENAGVEKDPGYSQIELQGQVHRFMRNDTSHRLSRKIHNKVQEMASLFMDVDYYPDDLDTSYPL; encoded by the exons ATGTTGGTTTCAAAACAGAGAACGTTAATATCGTCTTCACTCTATCGAAAGTCCCACTCTCCCTTTATCTGCTTCTCTTCCTCCTCAATCTCCCGACATTTGAGCGATTTAGGCTTCACGATGAGAAGTGTCTCGATGGTTTCAACTCTAGAGTTAAATAGGAACGAGTCTGATTCCGATTCCAGCGAGGTAGACGTTTTATCTGATCCCAAGTTTTCCGGCAAAGCGACGACGATACTACGCCGCATGCTGGCTCAGAGGAAAATTCCCAG CTTGCAGGTAGCTCATCATAGAAAGAAAGAGCAGCCTGACAAGACACTACAAGGTCTTTGCATTACTGGGAGATTGAAAGAAGCTGTTGGGCTGTTATGGCGTAGCAACGGGTTACAGCTCGAGTCCGATACTTACTCTATGCTGTTACAGGAATGCAAAGAGAGGCGTGAATACGCAAAGGGGAAACGAGTACATGCTCACATGGTCGTTGTGGGATTCGCTCCGAGCGAGTATTTGAAAGTCAAGCTGTTGATACTTTACGCCTTGTCAGGGGATCTTCAAACAGGTGGGATTCTCTTTCGTGGTTTGCAGTCGAGGTGTTTGATATCGATGAACGCAATGATCTCAGGGTGTGTTAAGAAGGGTCTTGAACAACAAGGGCTTTTTATGTATTACGATATGAGATACTGTGGTTTAGTTCCGGATCAGTATACTTTTTCTTCCGTGTTTAGAGCGTGTTCTGCGTTAGCGTCGCTGGAACATGGAATGAGATCTCATGCTGTGATGGTAAAGACTTGTCTTAAGTCGAATGTTATAGTCAATGGTGCTCTTGTTGATATGTACTTCAAGTGCAGCAGTGTCTCTGATGGATACAAAGCGTTTGATCAGTTTCTCGATAGAAACGTGGTTACGTGGACCTCGTTGATGTCTGGATACGGGTATCATGGACAAGTTTCGGAGGTGTTGAAATGCTTTGAGAAGATGAAGGAAGAAGGTTGCAGACCGAACTCTGTCACGTTTTTGGTGGTTCTCACTGCTTGTAGCCATGGAGGTTTGGTTGACCAAGGTCGGATGCATTTTGATTCTATGAAAAGGGATTACGGGATGGAGCCTGAGGGACAACACTACGCTGCTATGGTTGATATCTTAGGGCGTGCTGGTAGGCTACAAGAGGCGTACGAGTTTATAATGAAGTCACCGTGCAAGAAACATGCTCCGGTTTGGGGATCTTTACTGGGATCATGCAGGAATCATGGGAATGTGGAGCTGCTAGAGCTCGCAGCTACGAGATATTTCGAGTTGGATCCAACGAACGGGGGGAATTACGTGGTGTTTGCCAATGGATACGCGAGCTGTGGATTGTTGGATGCTGCCTCAAAGGTTAGGAAGAGAATGGAGAATGCAGGAGTTGAAAAAGATCCAGGTTATAGCCAGATTGAATTACAAGGTCAAGTTCATAGGTTCATGAGGAATGACACGTCTCACAGACTCTCTAGGAAGATACACAACAAGGTCCAAGAGATGGCTTCTCTGTTTATGGATGTTGACTACTATCCAGATGACTTGGACACTAGTTATCCTCTTTGA
- the LOC106322587 gene encoding probable receptor-like protein kinase At1g67000 isoform X1 produces the protein MIILFLSLTNSLFYRIIWIHFVIPYCVSSADELHRRCSQSFSCGDQTDLFYPFWIPSRVECGHPDFQLQCSERFAEVSISSVKFRILEANSTSRVIRLARSDYIGGFCPQHSINAQFNENVLPFVPGTDNLTIYYGCSPNFPRSFPPLVGELDCGGDDEKSYYVTTNLSSPLLSEIGGFLNDFSGQCKRNVSIPASGPALNTLQKNTTQDNLKKTLQEGFNVGLSHECLMCIASDGACGYNRISNESICHCIHQTYSLTCRKKGFSAAAKAGMVIAFGLALLFLIVGWLCSIRCRKKAHEAQYTSKDIPVTDQQRKTSSHAPRKLNIKALIPVKHYSYVQVKRITKSFSQEVGKGGFGTVYRGTLGDGRKVAVKVLKNTKGNGEDFLSEVASMSETSHVNIVTLLGFCAEGTKRAIICEFLENGALDKFIASNRSSNMEWTKLYEIALGVARGLEYLHHGCRTRIVHFDIKPQNVLLDDNLCPKVSDFGLAKLCERKESILSLLDMRGTIGYIAPEVFSRVYGRVSHKSDVYSYGMLVLEMIGARAKTSTEDTVSSVYFPEWIYKDLEKEDNIRLNGNGIICEEEEIARKMTLVGLWCIQSSPSDRPPMNRVVEMMEGNLDAMEFPPRPVFHIPPAPLQESSTLSESHSVYTEICSMNVA, from the exons ATGATCATTCTGTTTCTATCCCTTACAAATTCTCTGTTCTACAGAATCATATGGATACACTTTGTGATACCTTATTGTGTTTCCTCAGCTGATGAGCTTCACAGACGCTGCAGCCAATCATTTAGCTGTGGCGATCAGACAGATCTCTTTTACCCTTTCTGGATACCTAGCAGAGTCGAATGCGGCCACCCCGACTTCCAGCTCCAATGCAGTGAAAGGTTTGCAGAGGTTAGCATCTCCTCCGTGAAGTTCAGAATCTTAGAGGCAAACTCTACCTCTCGTGTCATAAGACTCGCCAGGTCAGATTACATCGGCGGTTTCTGTCCCCAACACTCAATAAATGCGCAGTTCAACGAAAACGTCCTTCCTTTCGTCCCTGGCACCGATAATCTGACAATTTATTATGGATGCTCACCAAACTTTCCACGGAGTTTTCCTCCTTTAGTTGGAGAACTTGACTGTGGTGGTGATGATGAGAAAAGTTACTATGTGACGACAAACCTCTCGTCTCCTTTACTTAGCGAGATTGGTGGCTTTTTAAACGACTTCAGCGGACAGTGCAAAAGAAACGTCAGTATTCCTGCATCTGGACCGGCGTTGAACACACTGCAGAAAAATACAACTCAAGATAATCTGAAGAAGACTCTTCAAGAGGGTTTCAACGTTGGACTTAGCCATGAATGTTTGATGTGCATAGCCTCTGACGGTGCTTGTGGATATAACCGGATCTCAAATGAATCTATCTGTCATTGTATACATCAGACGTATAGCCTTACCTGCAGAAAGAAAG GCTTCTCTGCTGCCGCAAAAGCAG GAATGGTAATTGCTTTCGGATTGGCACTGTTATTTCTTATAGTAGGGTGGCTTTGTTCCATCAGGTGCAGAAAGAAGGCACATGAAGCTCAATACACAAGCAAAGACATCCCAGTAACAGA CCAGCAAAGGAAGACATCATCACATGCTCCTAGAAAACTTAATATAAAGGCCCTTATTCCAGTGAAACACTATAGCTACGTGCAAGTAAAGAGAATTACAAAGTCATTTTCGCAAGAGGTTGGGAAAGGCGGATTTGGAACCGTCTATAGAGGAACCCTCGGTGATGGCCGCAAGGTTGCTGTGAAGGTCTTGAAGAACACAAAGGGTAATGGTGAAGACTTCCTCAGCGAGGTTGCAAGCATGAGCGAAACTTCTCATGTCAACATCGTTACCTTGCTAGGATTTTGTGCTGAGGGTACCAAAAGAGCAATTATTTGTGAATTCTTGGAAAATGGAGCTCTTGATAAATTCATCGCAAGCAATAGGTCATCAAATATGGAATGGACGAAACTATATGAGATCGCATTAGGCGTTGCTCGTGGGCTAGAGTACTTGCACCACGGATGCAGAACAAGGATTGTACATTTTGACATAAAACCGCAGAATGTACTCTTAGATGACAATCTTTGCCCCAAAGTTTCAGACTTTGGCCTTGCTAAGCTCTGCGAGAGGAAAGAAAGCATCTTGTCACTACTGGACATGAGGGGCACGATAGGATACATTGCACCTGAAGTGTTTTCAAGAGTGTATGGTAGAGTCTCCCACAAGTCAGATGTGTACAGCTATGGAATGTTGGTCCTTGAGATGATAGGAGCAAGGGCCAAAACATCAACTGAAGACACTGTAAGTTCAGTGTACTTTCCAGAATGGATCTATAAGGATCTTGAGAAGGAAGACAATATAAGGCTTAACGGGAATGGAATCATTTGTGAAGAAGAGGAGATAGCAAGGAAGATGACATTGGTGGGTTTGTGGTGTATTCAATCTTCCCCTTCAGATCGCCCACCCATGAACAGAGTGGTAGAGATGATGGAAGGGAACCTGGATGCTATGGAATTCCCTCCGAGACCTGTTTTTCATATTCCCCCAGCACCTCTTCAAGAATCTTCTACGCTTTCAGAGAGTCATTCGGTTTACACAGAAATATGTTCCATGAATGTCGCATAA
- the LOC106322587 gene encoding probable receptor-like protein kinase At1g67000 isoform X2 produces the protein MIILFLSLTNSLFYRIIWIHFVIPYCVSSADELHRRCSQSFSCGDQTDLFYPFWIPSRVECGHPDFQLQCSERFAEVSISSVKFRILEANSTSRVIRLARSDYIGGFCPQHSINAQFNENVLPFVPGTDNLTIYYGCSPNFPRSFPPLVGELDCGGDDEKSYYVTTNLSSPLLSEIGGFLNDFSGQCKRNVSIPASGPALNTLQKNTTQDNLKKTLQEGFNVGLSHECLMCIASDGACGYNRISNESICHLHFWLVVIILFCLISQQRKTSSHAPRKLNIKALIPVKHYSYVQVKRITKSFSQEVGKGGFGTVYRGTLGDGRKVAVKVLKNTKGNGEDFLSEVASMSETSHVNIVTLLGFCAEGTKRAIICEFLENGALDKFIASNRSSNMEWTKLYEIALGVARGLEYLHHGCRTRIVHFDIKPQNVLLDDNLCPKVSDFGLAKLCERKESILSLLDMRGTIGYIAPEVFSRVYGRVSHKSDVYSYGMLVLEMIGARAKTSTEDTVSSVYFPEWIYKDLEKEDNIRLNGNGIICEEEEIARKMTLVGLWCIQSSPSDRPPMNRVVEMMEGNLDAMEFPPRPVFHIPPAPLQESSTLSESHSVYTEICSMNVA, from the exons ATGATCATTCTGTTTCTATCCCTTACAAATTCTCTGTTCTACAGAATCATATGGATACACTTTGTGATACCTTATTGTGTTTCCTCAGCTGATGAGCTTCACAGACGCTGCAGCCAATCATTTAGCTGTGGCGATCAGACAGATCTCTTTTACCCTTTCTGGATACCTAGCAGAGTCGAATGCGGCCACCCCGACTTCCAGCTCCAATGCAGTGAAAGGTTTGCAGAGGTTAGCATCTCCTCCGTGAAGTTCAGAATCTTAGAGGCAAACTCTACCTCTCGTGTCATAAGACTCGCCAGGTCAGATTACATCGGCGGTTTCTGTCCCCAACACTCAATAAATGCGCAGTTCAACGAAAACGTCCTTCCTTTCGTCCCTGGCACCGATAATCTGACAATTTATTATGGATGCTCACCAAACTTTCCACGGAGTTTTCCTCCTTTAGTTGGAGAACTTGACTGTGGTGGTGATGATGAGAAAAGTTACTATGTGACGACAAACCTCTCGTCTCCTTTACTTAGCGAGATTGGTGGCTTTTTAAACGACTTCAGCGGACAGTGCAAAAGAAACGTCAGTATTCCTGCATCTGGACCGGCGTTGAACACACTGCAGAAAAATACAACTCAAGATAATCTGAAGAAGACTCTTCAAGAGGGTTTCAACGTTGGACTTAGCCATGAATGTTTGATGTGCATAGCCTCTGACGGTGCTTGTGGATATAACCGGATCTCAAATGAATCTATCTGTCATT TACACTTTTGGTTGGTGGTCATCATTTTATTCTGTCTTATCAGCCAGCAAAGGAAGACATCATCACATGCTCCTAGAAAACTTAATATAAAGGCCCTTATTCCAGTGAAACACTATAGCTACGTGCAAGTAAAGAGAATTACAAAGTCATTTTCGCAAGAGGTTGGGAAAGGCGGATTTGGAACCGTCTATAGAGGAACCCTCGGTGATGGCCGCAAGGTTGCTGTGAAGGTCTTGAAGAACACAAAGGGTAATGGTGAAGACTTCCTCAGCGAGGTTGCAAGCATGAGCGAAACTTCTCATGTCAACATCGTTACCTTGCTAGGATTTTGTGCTGAGGGTACCAAAAGAGCAATTATTTGTGAATTCTTGGAAAATGGAGCTCTTGATAAATTCATCGCAAGCAATAGGTCATCAAATATGGAATGGACGAAACTATATGAGATCGCATTAGGCGTTGCTCGTGGGCTAGAGTACTTGCACCACGGATGCAGAACAAGGATTGTACATTTTGACATAAAACCGCAGAATGTACTCTTAGATGACAATCTTTGCCCCAAAGTTTCAGACTTTGGCCTTGCTAAGCTCTGCGAGAGGAAAGAAAGCATCTTGTCACTACTGGACATGAGGGGCACGATAGGATACATTGCACCTGAAGTGTTTTCAAGAGTGTATGGTAGAGTCTCCCACAAGTCAGATGTGTACAGCTATGGAATGTTGGTCCTTGAGATGATAGGAGCAAGGGCCAAAACATCAACTGAAGACACTGTAAGTTCAGTGTACTTTCCAGAATGGATCTATAAGGATCTTGAGAAGGAAGACAATATAAGGCTTAACGGGAATGGAATCATTTGTGAAGAAGAGGAGATAGCAAGGAAGATGACATTGGTGGGTTTGTGGTGTATTCAATCTTCCCCTTCAGATCGCCCACCCATGAACAGAGTGGTAGAGATGATGGAAGGGAACCTGGATGCTATGGAATTCCCTCCGAGACCTGTTTTTCATATTCCCCCAGCACCTCTTCAAGAATCTTCTACGCTTTCAGAGAGTCATTCGGTTTACACAGAAATATGTTCCATGAATGTCGCATAA